The nucleotide sequence GACCAAGCCCACGCGTTTGCCCTTAAGGCTTTTTAGCATTTTTGGATTTGCGAGAAGTACTTCAAGACCGAGTTTCATAAATGTCCTTGCTACAGAAAGAGAGTGTCTTTGGCCTGAGTGCCGGCTGGCACCCGGGCGTTGGCGCCCACGATGACGTTGGTCAGTTCACAGCCATTTTCCACAATGGCTCCGGGACCTGCGCAGAAAGTGCCGTGAATTCGTGAATGTCCCAGGAACGCGGATTTTGAAATCAAGCTGAAGCCTCCGTCAGTAGAGGCCAAAATGGTTTCTTCTTTGGAATATCTTTTCAGAGTTCCTTCCAGAGTGGTCTTTTGATAAGTCACAGGTCCCGCCAAATAGTGCAGGCACTTTTCAGAAGCCTCCAGAAAGTCGGTGGGGTTTCCTGTTTCAAACCAAGTGCATTCAAAAGGATAAGCTTCAACACTCAGGCCTTTTTTTATCGCCGCCGTTAAAGCGTCATACAGAATATTGGATTCACCTTGTGCCGGAATAAAATCAAAAACCCTGTCAGCAAGAATCTGAACGCCGACAAAATGCCATGCCTTCACGGCTCCGGCGACCGGGGTTTTTCCAAAGCCCAGAACGCGGTTGTGGGCATCTGTCCAGACGCCACCAAACTTTGTTCCCACGTCGGGATGATCCATCACCATCAAAGTCGCGATATTGCGCTGGTGACGGTGATGAGTGATCGCTTTTTTCATGATGTCAGCTTCTTTGGGAAGAATGATCTCATCGGCATTCATCATGACGAAGGAATCATCACCCATAAAGTGATCCCGGGCTTTACCCAGTCCGCCACCGCTCCCCAGAATCTGTCCAACTTCGTCAGAAAAATGCAAAGACTTCGCATGGTGGCGCAGGCTGTGGAAAAGGTGGTGGATTTCGCCGGGCAGGTGATAGGTGTTTACCACCAGCTTGTTGATGGCAAGATTTCCCAGAAAACTGAGAGAGTGTCCAGCCAACGGGACCGTTACAAACGGAATGGCCGGCTTTGGAAGTGTCAGCGTGTAGGGGCGAAGTCTTGTGCCTTCACCCGCCGCCAGCAGCATCACATTCATAGAGTTTCGTACTTTCTTTCCAGAGCACCGGAATCAATCAGGACATCGGCAAATACTTTGTATTCCGGGAATTCGTTGATGGCTTTCATCACACGACGAAGAGTTCCGGAAAGGTATTTTAGATAACGACGGTCTTGGCGCAGGTGATAGAAGCTGGCAAAGCTTCCGCACGCCTTAAAACAGCGCTGGATGGATTGCAGTTCATAGATGCGGTCAAACTGCTCGCGCGAGAAATCTTTTGGCAAATAATCTTTGGATCTATCCAGATAGTAGTCAATCAGGGTGCGCGCCATGGAATCATTCATGTCCACGTAAGAGTCACGCATCAGACTGACCAGGTCATACTGAATCGGACCCAGGCGGGCATCCTGGAAATCAATCACGCTCATCTGATCAAGTTTGATCATCAGGTTGCGGGAATGATAGTCGCGGTGAGCGATGCGTTTTGGTTCCTTGTCCAGGCGGCTGGAGATATCCACAAAGATATCCGTGATTTCTTTGTTCAAAGATTCACCGAATGGGAACTTCAGAACGCCGGAAAGCAGATTGTCTTTACCGTAGTTCATTTCCCA is from Bdellovibrio bacteriovorus str. Tiberius and encodes:
- a CDS encoding sugar phosphate nucleotidyltransferase; translation: MNVMLLAAGEGTRLRPYTLTLPKPAIPFVTVPLAGHSLSFLGNLAINKLVVNTYHLPGEIHHLFHSLRHHAKSLHFSDEVGQILGSGGGLGKARDHFMGDDSFVMMNADEIILPKEADIMKKAITHHRHQRNIATLMVMDHPDVGTKFGGVWTDAHNRVLGFGKTPVAGAVKAWHFVGVQILADRVFDFIPAQGESNILYDALTAAIKKGLSVEAYPFECTWFETGNPTDFLEASEKCLHYLAGPVTYQKTTLEGTLKRYSKEETILASTDGGFSLISKSAFLGHSRIHGTFCAGPGAIVENGCELTNVIVGANARVPAGTQAKDTLFL
- a CDS encoding aminoglycoside phosphotransferase family protein, coding for MRIFLMVTHDEFLVPFLTKALNSDNYKVFSLAGDASNRRYYRVVQDNQSWVLMRWEPFDPNNYPFLSVLNHFAKNGVHVPTVVAQSPQEGLMLLEDLGDLTLERKFWESQSQEASLEFYQMAVDEIVKIHHPATLDKSDCTAFKIEFNTEKFLWEMNYGKDNLLSGVLKFPFGESLNKEITDIFVDISSRLDKEPKRIAHRDYHSRNLMIKLDQMSVIDFQDARLGPIQYDLVSLMRDSYVDMNDSMARTLIDYYLDRSKDYLPKDFSREQFDRIYELQSIQRCFKACGSFASFYHLRQDRRYLKYLSGTLRRVMKAINEFPEYKVFADVLIDSGALERKYETL